The Toxorhynchites rutilus septentrionalis strain SRP chromosome 3, ASM2978413v1, whole genome shotgun sequence genome includes a region encoding these proteins:
- the LOC129774454 gene encoding uncharacterized protein LOC129774454 → MQEWIAPAYQLWTIVRESLKIEAFRQLGKEEQAFKDVLRRKLNSGRLHEFQEKMVELEERIKNSNVFHKLQKTLNAMEVGVLKQELKIFKNVIGIYEKRMSESVQTCSLVEEKIHLYEKQLETNVMQQDRRLLIEEFRNGNDQCHFVLSWMQVRYKSFDFMLKIEKQIEFLIDRSNEDLCALLQQNVAIADSRKVIIRNMCEIEIAENFVHLTYMDEGMQSVEMPGYQGSLDATVRVTKEMLQSTEKSVDCAKVDLEKYRELLTVPQSMTKTYDDELFKELFEVTQKHISTRLSAVSLKEKLFKMESTVFANLATNDCLQMESIRGLAEVKNFFGMTNDDTLKTELVGFVCDHLKFRSPTVAALATPRLIDILTLVIFRKQATIMRLLKILPPQNVYTFFALDSISTEVLEKPTEVPPVCFPLADLLSDSPLRSALKYLLRQHYYTDYATAEVMATRNTLPDTTVFCVKEGLILSDGLIIGGFVPSADIFTDTLVESVELSTEAIQHRQRIRDELNASAEFEKHRNHILKMMLFAGQDSFSRFSGLYRSCVQWSEIPTLITQISEQTHLLLRQESRVELWSKFLIELKLGQLRDIDDCAQRIKEQKNMMEKHTRDMHQLEVTHAKLLAEFKDNLRLLRELLIYAESLRDFYTRPDFQEQLLVYWKEYGYKMLKSCERLQNDLAEPDTLDVLDKMDHLERDACVAKRKILQFDALLRGSDRFYHEFREQVINKIKILNPAQFVVRPCELQHLYESKKQLNSSNTQPGYKKSEIDRIKRKLDLLREHKRLAASYRTPHLTNMTLSCMEKLAVIKLRLITNMMAQIPVFAGEARKLGLHFQYDQTKYLPGEEDDPKMHLFSIQNIVGLSVGVIDGERTRFSNLLDRKVLAHLIFFVCFLSLEKCKLLFLNDCFTGLTDEEQEQIHNILQILSRNMQIFVSERSK, encoded by the exons ATGCAGGAATGGATTGCACCTGCTTATCAGTTGTGGACGATTGTTCGGGAAAGCTTAAAGATAGAGGCTTTCCGGCAGCTCGGCAAAGAGGAACAAGCATTCAAAGATGTTTTACGCAGAAAATTGAATAGCGGGAGACTTCATGAGTTTCAGGAGAAGATGGTTGAGCTGGAAGAAAGGATCAAGAACAGCAATGTGTTTCACAAGCTGCAAAAAACATTGAATGCGATGGAAGTCGGAGTTCTCAAACAAGAGCTCAAAATATTCAAGAACGTGATTGGAATTTATGAGAAAAGAATGAGTGAGTCAGTACAAACGTGCAGCTTGGTGGaggaaaaaatacatttatatgAAAAACAATTGGAAACAAATGTTATGCAGCAGGATCGGCGACTCTTGATTGAAGAGTTCAGGAATGGAAATGACCAATGCCATTTTGTTCTGTCATGGATGCAAGTTAGATATAAATCATTTGATTTCATGCTGAAAATCGAgaaacaaattgaatttttaattgatagaTCCAACGAGGATTTGTGTGCCTTATTACAACAGAATGTGGCCATTGCTGATTCGAGAAAGGTTATCATTCGAAACATGTGTGAAATAGAAATAGCCGAGAATTTCGTTCATCTTACTTATATGGACGAAGGGATGCAGTCTGTAGAAATGCCGGGTTACCAGGGCTCGTTAGACGCAACAGTTCGAGTTACGAAAGAAATGTTGCAGTCTACAGAAAAATCGGTTGATTGTGCGAAAGTGGACCTAGAGAAATATAGAGAACTGTTGACTGTGCCGCAGTCTATGACCAAAACATACGATGATGAGTTGTTCAAAGAATTATTTGAAGTAACACAAAAGCACAT AAGCACGAGATTATCAGCGGTTTCCCTCAAGGAGAAATTGTTCAAGATGGAATCAACTGTATTTGCAAATCTGGCCACAAATGACTGTTTGCAGATGGAATCGATTCGTGGTTTGGCagaggtgaaaaacttcttcggAATGACCAATGATGACACTTTGAAAACTGAATTGGTCGGTTTTGTGTGTGATCATTTAAAATTTCGGAGTCCAACAGTAGCAGCATTAGCTACACCACGCTTGATAGATATTCTTACGCTTGTTATCTTTCGAAAGCAAGCAACTATAATGAGGTTGCTGAAGATATTACCTCCCCAAAATGTGTACACATTTTTCGCACTGGACAGTATTTCCACCGAGGTGTTAGAAAAGCCCACAGAAGTGCCACCAGTTTGTTTTCCACTTGCTGACCTTCTATCCGATAGTCCACTTCGTTCGGCCTTGAAATATTTGTTGCGACAGCATTACTACACTGATTATGCCACAGCAGAGGTCATGGCCACGCGAAACACGCTTCCAGATACTACTGTGTTTTGCGTGAAGGAAGGCTTAATATTGAGTGACGGTCTAATAATCGGAGGATTCGTTCCAAGTGCGGACATATTTACCGATACTCTAGTTGAGAGTGTTGAATTATCAACTGAGGCCATCCAGCATCGGCAACGGATACGAGACGAGTTGAATGCATCCGCAGAATTCGAGAAGCATCGAAATCACATTTTGAAAATGATGTTGTTTGCTGGACAGGATTCCTTCTCTAG aTTCTCCGGGTTGTATCGCTCGTGTGTACAATGGTCCGAAATTCCCACTCTCATAACGCAAATATCTGAACAAACGCACCTCTTATTGAGGCAAGAAAGCCGCGTCGAACTGTGGAGCAAATTCCTTATAGAATTGAAATTAGGCCAGCTAAGGGACATCGATGATTGTGCACAACGAATCAAAGAGCAGAAAAATATGATGGAAAAGCACACGCGTGACATGCACCAGCTTGAAGTTACGCATGCAAAGCTTCTCGCCGAGTTCAAAGATAATCTACGTCTGCTTCGCGAACTGTTGATCTATGCGGAAAGTTTGAGGGATTTCTATACCCGCCCGGATTTTCAGGAACAGCTTTTGGTATACTGGAAAGAGTACGGATAcaaaatgttgaaatcgtgcGAACGACTTCAAAACGATTTGGCAGAACCCGATACATTGGATGTTCTGGACAAGATGGATCATTTGGAGCGGGATGCGTGCGTGGCAAAACGAAAAATTTTACAATTTGACGCCCTCCTACGCGGATCGGACCGATTTTATCACGAATTCCGCGAACAAgtgataaacaaaataaaaattttaaatcccGCTCAATTCGTAGTTAGACCGTGTGAATTGCAGCATCTCTACGAATCTAAGAAGCAACTAAATTCAAGCAATACTCAACCTGGGTACAAGAAGTCGGAAATCGATCGAATCAAACGGAAACTCGATTTATTGAGGGAGCACAAACGACTGGCTGCCAGCTATCGGACGCCACATTTGACCAATATGACGCTGTCTTGTATGGAGAAGCTGGCGGTCATCAAGTTGCGATTGATCACCAACATGATGGCACAGATTCCTGTGTTTGCGGGAGAAGCGAGAAAGCTTGGGTTGCACTTCCAGTATGACCAAACGAAGTATTTACCGGGCGAAGAAGATGACCCAAAAATG CATCTATTCAGCATTCAAAACATTGTCGGTCTCTCGGTTGGCGTCATAGATGGCGAGCGGACGAGATTTAGTAATTTGCTTGATAGAAAAGTGCTGGCtcatctgattttttttgtatgctttttgtccCTTGAGAAATGCAAGCTGCTTTTTTTGAACGATTGTTTTACG GGACTTACCGACGAGGAGCAGGAACAAATCCACAATATATTGCAAATATTGTCTCGGAACATGCAAATTTTCGTTTCTGAGAGATCGAAATAG
- the LOC129779309 gene encoding protein disulfide-isomerase A6 homolog, with protein sequence MGTSSLYVGVTLLACFLSTACGLYSSSDDVIELTGSNFERLVVKSDEIWVVEFYAPFCGHCRNLVPEYKKAATALKGVIKVGGINCEEEQSLCGQHGVRGYPTIKIFGANKRSPVDYNGQRTAKDIAESALAEAKKKIKNVLGGGGGSSGPSSDSGSGDSKDVIELTDSNFDKLVLNSDDIWLVEFFAPWCGHCKNLEPHWAKAATQLKGKVKLGALDATVHTLKAQQYGIQGYPSIKFFAGGPKDRDTAQDYDGGRTASDIVNWALEKYTENIPAPEIIQLTSEDVSKKTCLDKPLCVISVLPHILDCDADCRNKYLAILGRMGEKYKKKQWGWLWSEGGAQPEIEATLDIGGFGYPAMAVVNVKKMKYSLLRGSFSGDGINEFLRDLSYGRGHTAPVKGAELPKIHNIEPWDGKDGQLPEEEDIDLSDVDLDEKDEL encoded by the coding sequence ATGGGCACGTCATCGCTATATGTCGGTGTAACTTTACTGGCATGTTTTCTGAGCACCGCCTGTGGGCTTTATTCCTCCTCCGACGATGTGATTGAGCTAACCGGAAGCAATTTCGAACGGTTGGTGGTGAAAAGTGATGAAATTTGGGTGGTTGAATTCTACGCCCCATTCTGCGGCCACTGTCGCAACCTGGTGCCCGAATACAAAAAGGCAGCTACCGCACTGAAAGGAGTGATTAAGGTTGGCGGTATAAACTGCGAGGAAGAGCAGAGTCTCTGTGGACAACATGGAGTCCGCGGGTATCCAACTATCAAGATTTTCGGAGCAAACAAACGTTCGCCGGTGGATTACAACGGCCAGCGAACGGCGAAAGATATTGCCGAATCAGCACTTGCGGAAgctaaaaagaaaattaaaaatgtgctCGGAGGCGGAGGTGGATCCAGTGGACCATCGTCTGACAGTGGAAGTGGTGACTCGAAGGACGTAATCGAATTGACCGACTCGAATTTCGATAAGTTGGTGCTGAACAGCGATGATATATGGTTGGTTGAGTTTTTCGCTCCATGGTGTGGTCATTGCAAGAATTTAGAGCCCCACTGGGCCAAGGCAGCTACCCAGCTGAAGGGCAAGGTGAAACTTGGAGCACTGGACGCTACCGTTCACACCCTCAAGGCACAACAGTACGGTATCCAGGGTTACCCATCGATTAAATTCTTTGCCGGTGGACCAAAAGATCGAGATACAGCTCAGGATTATGACGGAGGTCGGACCGCTTCGGATATTGTCAACTGGGCGCTGGAAAAGTACACTGAAAACATTCCTGCTCCTGAAATTATCCAGCTCACTTCCGAAGACGTGTCGAAGAAGACTTGCCTTGACAAGCCGCTCTGTGTGATTTCGGTTCTTCCACACATCCTGGATTGCGACGCCGATTGTCGCAACAAATACCTTGCCATTTTGGGAAGGATGGGCGAGAAATACAAGAAGAAACAGTGGGGCTGGCTGTGGAGTGAGGGCGGTGCGCAACCCGAGATAGAAGCTACCCTGGATATCGGAGGTTTTGGCTATCCGGCTATGGCCGTTGTCAACGTCAAGAAAATGAAGTACTCTCTTTTGCGGGGATCATTCTCCGGGGACGGAATCAACGAATTCTTGCGGGATCTTTCGTACGGTAGAGGACACACAGCTCCGGTAAAAGGTGCTGAACTacctaaaattcataacatcgAGCCATGGGATGGAAAAGATGGCCAGTTGCCAGAGGAGGAAGATATCGATCTGTCCGATGTAGATTTGGACGAAAAGGATGAACTGTAG